A region from the Paludicola sp. MB14-C6 genome encodes:
- a CDS encoding sensor histidine kinase, which translates to MKTRLKKLSQQIARFYKNSSIQMVISVSFTIVAVLGMIFIGLSLLSRFRVANNDLIAQSNTRVLEQVNINLDAYLKNLRRVSDSTYYRIIKNTDLKSESLNEKISLLYDTNRDNIVSIAVFTENGRLVSSVPISNMNNNITPTNEGWFISAINKMENLHFSTPHVQNLFYDPSYLSRWVVSLSRKVELTYGGNTEGGVLLVDMSFSSMEQICKEVSLGKSGYIYLVDRNGEIIYHPRQQLLYAGILNENNHAAVKYEDGNHVETYKNQKRLVTVKTVGYTGWKIVGVTPTEDILADTLQIRIYGIIIILFTIFLLVFANIFLTSRIVDPIKELENCVKEIEKGKLDIDIDVSGSYEIQHLSHSIYSMVNTMRQLMDDIVTQHEMKRKDDLEALQSQINPHFLYNTLDSIVWMIENERYEGAITMVTALARLFRISLSKGDHIIKLSDEIAHAQYYLTIQSIRYKNRFSVEYDISPEINELSIIKLVLQPLIENAIYHAMEFMDGDGMITIRGYCQDNEVILEVEDNGPGMAQEKVESLLLDVMKSNTKGAGIGLCNVYQRIRLTYGAPYGLEIQSEEDKGTVMRIRIPYRKYEDGKS; encoded by the coding sequence ATGAAAACAAGATTAAAAAAACTGTCTCAGCAAATAGCACGTTTTTATAAAAACAGCAGCATTCAAATGGTGATTTCCGTATCATTTACTATTGTTGCAGTACTCGGCATGATATTTATAGGGTTATCCCTTCTTTCTCGTTTCCGTGTGGCAAATAACGACCTTATTGCGCAAAGCAATACTCGTGTTTTAGAGCAAGTAAATATAAACCTTGATGCATATTTAAAAAACTTAAGACGTGTTTCTGATTCCACCTATTATCGCATTATAAAAAACACTGATCTGAAATCAGAAAGTCTGAATGAAAAAATAAGTCTACTATATGATACCAATAGAGACAATATAGTCAGCATTGCAGTTTTTACCGAAAACGGAAGATTGGTTAGTTCTGTCCCAATTTCGAATATGAATAATAATATTACGCCTACCAATGAAGGATGGTTTATCAGCGCAATCAACAAAATGGAGAATTTACATTTTTCAACCCCACATGTTCAGAATTTATTTTATGATCCAAGTTACTTGTCCAGATGGGTAGTATCATTAAGTAGAAAAGTTGAACTTACGTATGGTGGTAATACAGAAGGCGGAGTATTGCTTGTTGATATGAGCTTTAGCAGTATGGAACAAATCTGCAAAGAAGTAAGTTTGGGTAAATCAGGGTATATTTATCTTGTTGACCGTAACGGAGAAATTATTTATCATCCTCGGCAACAACTTCTTTATGCAGGAATTTTAAATGAAAATAATCATGCCGCAGTAAAATATGAGGATGGTAACCATGTTGAGACATATAAGAATCAAAAACGATTAGTGACTGTAAAAACAGTTGGCTATACAGGGTGGAAAATTGTCGGCGTTACACCCACAGAAGATATTTTGGCAGATACCTTACAAATCAGAATATATGGCATCATAATTATTTTGTTTACCATATTTCTTTTAGTTTTTGCAAATATATTTCTTACTTCTCGCATTGTAGATCCAATAAAGGAATTAGAAAATTGCGTAAAAGAAATTGAAAAAGGAAAGCTTGATATTGATATTGATGTAAGTGGATCTTATGAAATTCAGCATTTAAGCCATTCTATATATTCTATGGTAAATACAATGCGTCAGCTTATGGACGATATTGTAACACAGCATGAAATGAAGCGAAAAGATGATTTAGAAGCTTTGCAATCACAAATAAACCCACATTTCCTTTATAATACCCTCGACAGTATTGTTTGGATGATTGAGAACGAACGGTACGAAGGCGCAATTACTATGGTAACAGCACTTGCTAGACTATTTAGAATTAGTTTGAGTAAGGGTGACCATATTATAAAACTATCGGATGAAATTGCCCATGCTCAATATTATTTAACCATTCAGTCGATACGTTATAAGAACAGATTTTCTGTTGAATATGATATTTCTCCGGAAATTAATGAATTATCCATTATAAAGCTTGTATTGCAGCCTCTGATTGAAAATGCAATCTATCATGCGATGGAATTCATGGATGGAGATGGTATGATTACAATCCGTGGATACTGTCAAGATAACGAGGTCATTCTTGAGGTTGAAGATAACGGACCGGGTATGGCTCAAGAAAAGGTTGAAAGCTTGTTATTGGATGTTATGAAATCAAATACAAAGGGTGCGGGAATCGGACTTTGCAATGTGTATCAACGCATTAGACTGACCTATGGTGCTCCTTATGGATTGGAAATTCAAAGTGAAGAAGATAAGGGAACGGTTATGCGCATCAGAATTCCTTATAGAAAATATGAGGATGGAAAAAGCTAA
- a CDS encoding substrate-binding domain-containing protein — protein sequence MTKKRLFFILGCMLISLVVLLFFTFNTGNKKAKAPIPVSVVVRGTTNEQWAHVKQGMDQAALDFNVELSFVTLQESNDAKRQISLLQREVDGGAKGIILSAADSNALVQPVNEIASIIPVVAFDSPVHSNKLTALLTMDNYNMGIAIVDEIVAQANVKKKIAILNNSPNCDNIQKRIDGITYQLSKTNNEFYIVSISNEEQKATEQIKNIIDLKEADVIICPDQLILEPVASMIESTNSKDIQLFGIGATSVITSYLEKDIIKASIVPNDFSIGYLAVDAIANPTHKKKDKKPIMVSYQMVNKHNMYDPVAERLLFPFVR from the coding sequence ATGACAAAAAAGAGATTGTTTTTCATTTTAGGTTGTATGTTAATCTCTTTGGTTGTGCTTCTCTTTTTCACTTTCAATACAGGTAACAAAAAAGCGAAAGCCCCTATCCCTGTTTCTGTGGTTGTAAGAGGAACAACCAATGAACAATGGGCGCATGTAAAACAAGGAATGGATCAAGCAGCGTTGGATTTTAATGTTGAATTAAGCTTTGTAACATTACAAGAAAGCAATGATGCAAAACGGCAAATCAGCTTGCTGCAACGCGAGGTAGATGGCGGAGCAAAAGGAATTATTCTTTCGGCAGCTGATAGTAACGCTTTGGTGCAACCGGTGAATGAAATTGCCTCTATAATACCGGTAGTTGCTTTTGACTCGCCTGTTCATTCCAATAAATTAACCGCACTACTTACAATGGATAATTATAATATGGGAATTGCAATTGTAGATGAAATTGTTGCACAAGCAAATGTGAAAAAAAAGATTGCAATTTTAAATAACAGCCCTAATTGTGATAATATTCAAAAGCGAATAGATGGAATCACCTATCAATTATCAAAAACAAACAACGAATTTTATATTGTTTCTATTTCAAATGAAGAGCAAAAAGCAACAGAGCAAATTAAAAATATCATAGACTTAAAAGAAGCCGACGTTATCATATGTCCTGACCAGTTAATTTTAGAGCCGGTTGCTTCTATGATAGAAAGTACAAACAGTAAGGATATTCAACTTTTTGGAATCGGTGCAACGAGTGTGATTACCTCTTATCTTGAAAAAGATATCATAAAAGCATCTATTGTACCAAATGATTTTAGCATTGGCTATTTAGCTGTGGATGCAATTGCAAACCCTACTCATAAAAAAAAGGATAAGAAACCAATAATGGTTTCTTATCAAATGGTGAATAAGCATAATATGTATGATCCGGTAGCAGAAAGACTTCTATTTCCTTTTGTTAGATGA
- a CDS encoding galactose ABC transporter substrate-binding protein produces MKKLISLFLCLLLVTSLTSSCAKNNLSSPSKVKTIKIGVALYKFNDTFISTILSHFEAAAKEKEKNLGIKIDINAVDGKGNQMVQNEQVDQFLKQNYDVICINMVDRTAAAVIIDKAKRAKIPLIFLNREPVEEDLERWDQLYYVGAIAVLSGSMQGKIAVDAFNRNSKSVDKNKDNILQYVMLEGEPGHQDALLRTEYSVKAVTQAGIEVQKLANDTANWQRGQACTKMTQWITKFGDKIEVIFSNNDDMALGAIDAYNILNIEKEKMPLIIGVDATPPALNAIHTGTLTGTVLSDAKGQAQAMLELSYCLAFDKNPKDSIPYLDGKYIRLPHKIITLDNIKQFEKENQ; encoded by the coding sequence ATGAAAAAGCTAATTTCTTTATTTTTGTGTTTGCTGTTAGTGACCTCTTTGACTAGTTCTTGTGCAAAAAACAATCTAAGCAGCCCTTCTAAGGTAAAAACCATTAAGATAGGGGTTGCACTTTATAAATTTAATGATACCTTTATTTCAACTATTTTATCTCATTTTGAAGCTGCTGCGAAAGAAAAAGAAAAGAATCTTGGTATTAAAATTGATATCAACGCTGTAGATGGTAAAGGAAATCAAATGGTTCAAAATGAGCAAGTGGATCAATTTTTAAAGCAAAATTATGATGTTATTTGTATTAACATGGTTGATCGTACAGCTGCTGCGGTTATTATTGATAAGGCAAAACGAGCAAAGATACCGCTTATCTTTTTAAATAGAGAGCCTGTTGAAGAGGATTTAGAAAGATGGGATCAGCTATATTATGTTGGCGCAATCGCTGTTTTATCCGGTTCTATGCAAGGAAAAATAGCTGTGGATGCTTTTAATCGGAATTCAAAATCTGTAGATAAAAATAAAGATAATATCTTACAATATGTTATGCTTGAAGGCGAGCCGGGACATCAAGATGCTTTGTTACGGACAGAATATTCTGTGAAAGCGGTTACACAAGCCGGAATAGAAGTTCAAAAGCTAGCAAATGATACTGCAAATTGGCAAAGAGGTCAAGCTTGTACAAAAATGACACAATGGATTACGAAATTCGGAGATAAAATTGAAGTTATTTTTTCGAATAACGATGATATGGCATTGGGTGCAATTGATGCATATAACATTCTTAATATAGAAAAAGAAAAAATGCCGTTAATTATTGGAGTGGATGCTACACCTCCTGCATTAAATGCCATTCATACAGGAACACTTACCGGAACGGTGTTAAGTGATGCAAAAGGGCAAGCACAAGCAATGTTGGAGCTATCTTATTGTTTGGCGTTTGATAAAAACCCTAAGGACTCGATTCCATACCTGGATGGGAAATACATACGACTTCCTCATAAAATAATTACACTTGATAATATTAAGCAGTTTGAAAAGGAAAATCAATAA
- the purD gene encoding phosphoribosylamine--glycine ligase — protein sequence MKVLVVGGGGREHAIIKKLKQNKRISTIYAAPGNGGISCDATCVAIKATDIDSMVAFAQQNKIDFVVVAPDDPLVLGMVDSFEAVGIKAFGPNKAAAILEGSKVFSKELMKKYNIPTAAYETFDNVDEAIAYVKSQNSYPTVIKADGLALGKGVIIAETLAEAEEGIRSIMEDKVFGASGNHIVIEEFLTGPEVSVLSFCDGKTIVPMVSAMDHKRALDNDKGLNTGGMGTIAPNPFFTEDVLKECQKTIFEPTMEAMNQEGRPFKGVIFFGLMITPNGTKVIEYNCRFGDPETQVVLPLLKTDLYDIFEAVVDERLNEINIEFDTKSAACVIMASGGYPQKYQTDFEISGLDKNGQCSGATVYHSGTKLDTAFKTAGGRALGVSTLGDTLNDAITNAYCAVDTIHFKHAHYRKDIGKKAL from the coding sequence ATGAAAGTATTAGTTGTTGGTGGTGGCGGAAGAGAACACGCTATCATAAAAAAGCTGAAACAAAATAAACGCATTTCTACTATTTATGCAGCCCCTGGTAATGGTGGTATCTCTTGCGATGCTACTTGTGTTGCTATCAAAGCGACCGATATTGATAGCATGGTGGCTTTTGCACAACAAAACAAGATTGATTTTGTTGTTGTAGCGCCAGATGATCCATTGGTTCTTGGTATGGTAGATTCTTTTGAGGCTGTTGGAATCAAAGCATTTGGCCCAAATAAGGCTGCTGCAATTTTAGAGGGAAGTAAAGTTTTTTCAAAAGAGCTCATGAAAAAATACAACATTCCAACTGCAGCGTACGAAACTTTTGATAACGTAGACGAAGCAATTGCTTATGTAAAGTCACAAAATAGCTATCCTACGGTTATTAAAGCGGATGGACTTGCACTAGGTAAGGGCGTTATAATCGCAGAAACCCTAGCAGAAGCAGAAGAGGGTATTCGCTCTATTATGGAAGATAAAGTTTTTGGAGCGAGCGGAAATCATATTGTAATCGAAGAATTTTTGACAGGCCCTGAAGTTTCTGTTTTATCTTTTTGTGATGGAAAAACAATTGTACCTATGGTTTCTGCAATGGACCATAAACGTGCTTTAGATAATGATAAAGGCTTAAATACAGGTGGTATGGGTACCATCGCACCAAACCCATTTTTCACAGAAGACGTTTTAAAAGAATGTCAAAAAACGATTTTTGAACCAACTATGGAGGCTATGAACCAAGAGGGTAGACCATTCAAAGGCGTTATCTTCTTTGGCTTAATGATTACCCCAAACGGAACAAAGGTAATTGAATATAACTGTCGTTTCGGTGATCCTGAAACACAAGTAGTGTTACCATTATTAAAAACCGATCTATACGATATTTTTGAAGCAGTAGTTGACGAAAGATTAAATGAAATCAACATTGAATTTGATACAAAATCTGCGGCTTGCGTTATTATGGCATCCGGAGGATATCCGCAAAAATATCAAACTGATTTTGAAATTAGCGGTCTTGATAAAAATGGACAATGCAGTGGTGCTACAGTTTATCATAGCGGCACAAAGCTTGATACAGCATTTAAAACCGCAGGCGGACGTGCGCTTGGTGTCAGTACATTGGGTGATACCCTAAATGACGCTATAACGAATGCATATTGCGCAGTAGATACCATTCATTTTAAACATGCTCATTATCGTAAAGACATTGGCAAAAAAGCATTATAA
- a CDS encoding phosphoribosylaminoimidazolecarboxamide formyltransferase, translated as MANELFLKYGCNPNQKPARIFMQEGDLPITVLSGNPGFINFLDAFNSWQLVKELKQATGLPAATSFKHVSPAGAAVAIPLTETLKKIYFVDDIELSPLATAYARARGADRMSSYGDFIALSDTCDKETAKLIAREVSDGVIAPDYTEEALEILKGKRKGGYNVIKIDPNYVPNPIEHKDVYGITFEQGRNELAINNDLLSNIITDNKNLPDDAKRDLIISLITLKYTQSNSVCYVKDGQAIGIGAGQQSRIHCTRLAGNKADIWWLRQHEKVLNLPFKQGVRRADRDNAIDVYISDDHEDVLAEGAWQALFTEKPSVFTREEKKEWLTKLTGVALGSDAFFPFGDNIERAKRSGVCYIAQPGGSIRDDHVIATCNKYNMAMAFTGIRLFHH; from the coding sequence ATGGCGAACGAATTATTTTTAAAATACGGATGTAACCCGAACCAAAAACCTGCTCGTATTTTTATGCAAGAAGGTGATCTTCCCATTACCGTTTTAAGCGGCAATCCCGGATTCATTAACTTTTTAGATGCATTCAACAGCTGGCAATTAGTAAAAGAACTAAAACAAGCAACAGGACTTCCTGCTGCTACTTCTTTTAAACACGTTAGTCCAGCTGGTGCTGCAGTTGCAATTCCGCTAACCGAAACCTTAAAGAAAATTTATTTCGTTGATGACATTGAACTTTCTCCTTTAGCTACTGCATATGCAAGAGCAAGAGGTGCTGACAGAATGTCTTCCTATGGCGATTTTATAGCCCTTTCCGATACTTGTGATAAAGAAACTGCAAAGCTCATTGCTCGTGAAGTGTCAGACGGCGTTATTGCTCCCGATTATACCGAAGAAGCTTTGGAAATTCTAAAAGGAAAACGCAAAGGCGGATATAATGTAATCAAAATTGATCCGAATTATGTGCCAAACCCAATTGAACATAAAGATGTATACGGTATTACATTTGAGCAAGGCAGAAATGAACTTGCAATCAACAATGATTTATTAAGCAATATCATTACCGATAACAAAAATCTACCAGATGATGCAAAGCGTGATTTAATCATCTCTTTAATCACATTGAAATACACTCAATCTAACTCTGTTTGCTATGTAAAAGACGGTCAAGCAATCGGTATAGGCGCCGGCCAACAATCTCGTATTCACTGTACAAGACTAGCAGGAAACAAAGCAGATATTTGGTGGCTTCGTCAACACGAAAAAGTATTAAACCTGCCTTTCAAACAAGGTGTTCGCCGTGCTGATCGAGATAACGCAATTGATGTTTATATCTCTGATGATCACGAAGACGTTTTAGCAGAAGGTGCTTGGCAAGCGCTCTTTACTGAAAAACCATCTGTATTTACTCGTGAAGAGAAAAAAGAATGGCTAACCAAACTAACTGGCGTTGCTCTTGGTTCTGATGCATTCTTCCCATTTGGCGATAATATTGAACGTGCAAAACGCAGTGGCGTTTGCTATATTGCACAACCGGGCGGTTCTATTCGTGATGATCATGTTATTGCTACATGCAACAAATATAACATGGCTATGGCATTCACAGGAATTCGTTTATTCCATCACTAA
- a CDS encoding IMP cyclohydrolase gives MNSINLKTELENNSYPGRGIIIGKSEDGEHAVIAYFIMGRSENSRNRIFETFEKGIRTKAFDESKLVDPSLIIYAPVRVIRNQTIVTNGDQTDTVYDYLKGGKTFEEALRTRTFEPDPPNFTPRISGIVEIFDGTFNYKLSILKSNNGNEASAQRFFYEYAEPVNGEGHFIHTYKCDGNPIPSFYGEPKSVKLTGSIDTLTETLWNSLNSDNKVSLFTRYIHLTTGAVETRIVNKNQ, from the coding sequence ATGAATTCTATTAATCTGAAAACTGAACTAGAAAACAATTCTTATCCGGGCAGAGGTATTATTATTGGTAAAAGCGAAGATGGTGAACATGCTGTTATTGCTTATTTTATTATGGGCAGAAGCGAAAACTCAAGAAACCGTATTTTTGAAACCTTTGAAAAAGGAATTCGTACGAAAGCTTTTGATGAATCAAAGCTTGTTGATCCTTCTTTAATTATTTATGCACCGGTTCGTGTTATCAGGAACCAAACCATTGTTACAAATGGTGATCAAACAGACACAGTATATGATTACTTAAAAGGCGGAAAAACCTTTGAAGAGGCTTTAAGAACACGTACTTTCGAGCCGGATCCGCCAAACTTTACACCAAGAATCTCCGGTATTGTTGAAATCTTTGACGGAACCTTCAACTATAAGCTATCTATCTTAAAAAGCAATAACGGTAACGAAGCTTCTGCACAACGCTTTTTCTATGAGTATGCTGAACCTGTAAATGGAGAAGGTCATTTTATTCATACATACAAGTGCGATGGAAATCCAATTCCTAGCTTTTATGGTGAGCCAAAATCAGTAAAGTTAACAGGTTCCATCGATACGTTAACCGAAACTCTATGGAACAGTTTAAATTCAGACAATAAAGTATCTTTATTCACAAGATATATTCACTTAACAACTGGCGCAGTTGAAACAAGAATTGTGAACAAAAATCAATAA
- the purN gene encoding phosphoribosylglycinamide formyltransferase yields the protein MLNIAVLVSGGGTNLQALIDAQKNGDIKNGQIKLVVASNDKAYALERAKQNNIATCIIARKTFDKQADFDEKLIATLKDHNIDLIVLAGYLSILTKRVTDCFYNRIINVHPALIPSFCGAGYYGLKVHEAALQYGVKLTGATVHFVNEVADGGAIILQKAVAVEKGDTPEILQKRVMEQAEWMILPQAVSLFCEGKIKVVDNKAILSE from the coding sequence ATGCTAAACATTGCTGTTTTGGTATCTGGCGGCGGTACAAATCTGCAAGCCCTGATTGATGCACAAAAAAACGGCGATATAAAAAATGGGCAAATCAAACTTGTCGTTGCTAGTAATGATAAAGCCTATGCTTTAGAACGTGCAAAACAAAATAATATCGCAACCTGCATTATTGCAAGAAAAACCTTTGATAAGCAAGCTGATTTTGACGAAAAACTAATTGCAACTTTAAAAGATCATAACATTGATTTAATTGTTTTAGCAGGATATTTATCTATTTTAACAAAACGTGTTACAGATTGTTTTTATAATCGTATTATTAATGTGCATCCCGCTTTAATTCCAAGCTTTTGCGGCGCCGGTTATTATGGTTTAAAAGTACATGAAGCCGCATTGCAATATGGAGTAAAGCTAACGGGTGCAACCGTCCACTTCGTAAATGAAGTAGCTGATGGTGGTGCAATTATCTTACAAAAGGCGGTTGCAGTAGAAAAAGGCGATACACCCGAGATACTACAAAAACGTGTGATGGAGCAAGCCGAGTGGATGATTCTTCCGCAAGCTGTATCTTTATTTTGTGAAGGAAAAATTAAAGTAGTTGACAATAAAGCAATCCTATCCGAGTAA
- the purM gene encoding phosphoribosylformylglycinamidine cyclo-ligase yields MKSFSESYKAAGVDVTAGYQAVELMKKHVQKTFTSGVVSGLGGFGGLFELDLEGISKPVLVSGTDGVGTKLKLAFLLDKHDSVGIDCVAMCVNDIICCGAKPLVFLDYVAVGKNIPEKIEQIVSGVAEGCVQAGCALIGGETAEMPGFYPVDEYDLAGFSVGVVDKSKILDQNSQKPGDVLIGIASSGVHSNGFSLVRKVFDIENADLNKTYPTLEKPLGETLLTPTKIYVKSILSLLDTVKVKSISHITGGGFYENIPRSLPDGITAKINRSAVKVLPIFDIIAKEGNIPERDMFNTFNMGVGMIVSVDKADVKNALASLISSGEDAYVIGELIEGEEGVIIC; encoded by the coding sequence ATGAAAAGTTTTAGCGAGAGTTACAAAGCAGCCGGTGTTGACGTTACTGCAGGCTATCAAGCAGTAGAATTGATGAAAAAGCATGTGCAAAAGACATTCACAAGTGGTGTTGTTTCCGGACTTGGTGGTTTTGGAGGATTATTTGAACTTGATTTAGAAGGCATTTCAAAACCTGTTCTGGTCTCTGGAACAGATGGTGTAGGTACCAAACTAAAACTTGCATTTTTATTAGATAAACATGATAGTGTTGGTATCGACTGTGTCGCAATGTGCGTAAACGATATTATTTGTTGTGGTGCGAAACCACTCGTTTTCTTAGACTACGTTGCAGTGGGTAAAAACATTCCTGAAAAAATCGAGCAAATCGTTTCTGGTGTAGCAGAAGGTTGTGTGCAAGCGGGTTGTGCACTCATTGGCGGAGAAACCGCAGAAATGCCTGGTTTTTATCCTGTTGACGAATATGACCTTGCAGGATTCAGTGTTGGTGTTGTTGATAAATCTAAAATTCTTGATCAAAACTCCCAAAAGCCAGGCGACGTTTTAATCGGTATCGCTTCCAGCGGTGTTCATTCTAATGGCTTCTCTTTGGTTCGCAAAGTATTCGACATTGAAAACGCTGATTTAAACAAAACATACCCAACTTTAGAAAAGCCATTAGGCGAAACATTATTGACTCCTACTAAAATATATGTAAAATCTATTTTATCTTTATTGGATACTGTAAAAGTGAAATCTATTTCTCATATCACAGGTGGCGGTTTCTATGAAAACATTCCACGTTCTTTACCGGATGGTATTACGGCTAAAATTAACCGCAGCGCAGTAAAAGTACTCCCTATTTTCGATATTATTGCAAAAGAAGGCAACATTCCGGAACGTGATATGTTCAACACCTTTAACATGGGCGTTGGCATGATTGTTTCTGTAGACAAAGCAGATGTAAAAAATGCTCTTGCTTCTTTGATATCTTCCGGTGAGGATGCTTATGTAATTGGTGAATTAATAGAAGGTGAAGAGGGCGTTATCATATGCTAA
- a CDS encoding ribose-phosphate pyrophosphokinase produces MQDNSNRTNIPTPVGALGIIGMAGCEELTQKVDNYLTLWRKERHEETHNNQMFLEYVRDSYQIRSVCPRFGTGEAKGVLKESIRGDDLYILVDVFNYGVTYTMYGQEVPMSPDDHYSDLKRIIAATGGKARRITVIMPMLYEGRQHRRTSRESLDCALFLQELYDMGVESIITFDAHDARVQNAVPLSGFENIQPTYQFLKAMKKNIEDLNIDKNHLMIVSPDEGGMSRCMYYSSVLGVDLGMFYKRRDYSQIINGRNPIVAHEFLGDNVDGKDVIIIDDMISSGDSVLDIANKLKEKGASRIFICTSFGLFCEGLEHFDKAYEEGKISKVFTTNLIYRSPELKKREWYVEVDMSKYIAYIIDFLNHDESISELLNPVHRINRLLGKE; encoded by the coding sequence ATGCAAGACAATTCAAACAGAACAAATATTCCAACACCGGTTGGCGCACTCGGCATCATTGGGATGGCTGGATGCGAAGAGCTCACTCAAAAAGTAGATAATTACTTAACTTTATGGCGTAAGGAAAGACATGAAGAAACTCACAATAATCAAATGTTTTTAGAATACGTTCGTGATTCTTACCAAATAAGATCCGTATGTCCACGTTTTGGAACAGGTGAAGCAAAGGGCGTTTTAAAAGAATCTATCCGTGGGGATGATTTATATATCCTTGTGGATGTTTTTAACTATGGTGTGACTTATACGATGTATGGACAAGAAGTTCCAATGAGCCCTGATGACCATTATTCTGATTTGAAGAGAATTATTGCAGCCACAGGTGGAAAAGCAAGAAGAATTACCGTTATCATGCCAATGCTTTATGAAGGACGTCAACACAGAAGAACTTCCAGAGAATCATTAGACTGTGCGCTATTTTTGCAAGAGCTATATGATATGGGTGTAGAAAGCATCATCACTTTCGATGCTCATGATGCAAGAGTACAAAATGCTGTTCCATTAAGTGGATTTGAAAATATCCAACCTACCTACCAATTCTTAAAGGCAATGAAAAAGAATATTGAAGATTTAAATATTGATAAAAACCATTTGATGATCGTTTCTCCTGATGAAGGTGGTATGTCAAGATGTATGTACTATTCTTCTGTATTAGGCGTTGACCTTGGTATGTTCTATAAACGTCGTGATTATTCTCAAATCATAAACGGAAGAAACCCAATTGTGGCTCATGAATTCTTGGGCGATAACGTAGATGGAAAAGACGTAATTATTATTGATGATATGATTTCTTCGGGTGATTCTGTATTGGATATCGCAAACAAGCTAAAAGAAAAAGGTGCTAGCAGAATCTTTATCTGTACTTCTTTCGGATTATTCTGTGAAGGATTAGAACACTTTGATAAAGCTTATGAAGAAGGAAAAATATCAAAAGTATTTACAACAAACTTAATTTACCGTTCTCCTGAACTAAAAAAGAGAGAATGGTATGTTGAAGTAGATATGTCTAAATATATTGCTTACATTATTGATTTCTTAAACCATGATGAATCTATCAGCGAGCTATTAAACCCAGTTCACAGAATCAACAGGTTATTAGGAAAAGAATAA